GTGAAGTCttaattatttcttaattaGATACATAGCATAGCATATATATGCGTGTAGTGTATATATGGATTCCATGTGCACTGCACTGTGTGGTGTGGTCGATCAAAGCGAATGAATTAGATGCTGCACGTAGATATCTAGCTGCTCATGGCGCCGTGGACGCTGCAGCGGGAGATGGTGTCGTCGTCTTATGTTTAGCACCGGTGGCAGTCTCAGAAAGATATTCCGGGAGGACAGCTTCCAGGAGATCCAACAAGGTCCATATATACTTGAACTTTGTGGCGAGGATGGCCTCGCCCTCCGAGGACGACCTCTCCGGGCATCCACTCTTGCAGAGCGGCAGCGGGTGGCCGCCGTGGAACAAGACAGTGAGATTCTGGTGGATCATAGGGGGCCTGTCTTCCATGTAGGTGTTTCCGCAGGTCTGGATGGCGTCAACGTCGCCGATGGTCTTGTTGCAGCTCAAGAGGCACTTGCCTGGATGTGTTTTTGTCGTTATCGCCTCGTCCCCTTTCCACTGCGGGAAGAAGGTGGCGATGAtcacggggtcggcggcggtggtggttgcaATCATGGATTCTGCGAGCGATGAGGCCTCGTAGATCTTGACTCCACAGTAGTCGTACAGCCGTGTGTAGAGCTGCTCGTTATCCTGCGACTTGGCGACGTCGTCCGGGAGTGTTGGGTACACCCTGAGGCACGACGCTACGTCTGTCGTCTTGGAGCAGAATGCCTTGGGGTCGTAGCTGCCGGTGGCGCCACTGACTGCAGCggctaggaggaggaggaggaggcggaggcggaggcggagtggCAGCAGCAGTGAGCGACACGATGCAGGATTAAAGGAGCCCGCCATGCTTTGGTAGGATGAGAATGAGGGTAACATATGCACATGCTAtggattttatatatatatatatactctctttatctctctctctatatatatagcaaaatttctTTTCCCTGCATGCATCATTGGCTGGTAATCTGGAGAGCTTCACAAGTGTCGGGTTCAGTTTGGTTATGAATACTGTCCATTCATTCTTGTACCCATCtctgtcttcttttttttttaatttcaagatttttcttttaaatgttCTCTAGGTGTGTTTGAACCGTCCATTCATCTTTGCTCCCATAACTAAGCTTCATGTAAGTACTAGGCGTTTGAATAGAGTTGCAACCATTTTACCGCTAGAACTGCCGCTAGACGTGTTAACTACCTCTAATAGAGATGTGACCAATGGCAACCCCGGCGGTCACATCAGACGAAGTTGTTGCCACTCACCTATCGGGTTCAGAAAAATACTTTCTCCGAAAAACTGGAAAATTGCATCTCCTATTTTATATACCTTTTTTCACATACATGTAAAACTTCCATACGGCCATGCCTCAGTTTCTTTTGAAACACatatctcttttttatttttaagacaCTTCGTGCATATGTTAACTTTTTAcaggcatatctcaaatttctACACAtgcaaatataattttttttacagagacATATCTAACGAACATATATCAAATCTTACACGAAGATATATCTTCATTTTATGTAGGAAGTTAGGCACACATTAAGACCGTGTCTCAAAATTTGTATCACGGCTTTTGCACATTGCTGAATTTTTTGCACCGGG
The nucleotide sequence above comes from Oryza glaberrima chromosome 11, OglaRS2, whole genome shotgun sequence. Encoded proteins:
- the LOC127754256 gene encoding uncharacterized protein LOC127754256, producing MLPSFSSYQSMAGSFNPASCRSLLLPLRLRLRLLLLLLAAAVSGATGSYDPKAFCSKTTDVASCLRVYPTLPDDVAKSQDNEQLYTRLYDYCGVKIYEASSLAESMIATTTAADPVIIATFFPQWKGDEAITTKTHPGKCLLSCNKTIGDVDAIQTCGNTYMEDRPPMIHQNLTVLFHGGHPLPLCKSGCPERSSSEGEAILATKFKYIWTLLDLLEAVLPEYLSETATGAKHKTTTPSPAAASTAP